GCTGACCCCCGGAATGCCCCGTCCGGCGTTGACCCTGCCCTTACGTCAGGCTGCACGCTGTACGCCGACGGAGCCGACGAAAGGGCAGGTGGATGAGCTACTCCGTGGGACAGGTGGCGGCGTTCGCCGGAGTGACGGTGCGCACGCTGCACCACTACGACCGGGCGGGGCTGCTGTCGCCGGGCGGCCGCAGCCACGCCGGGTACCGGCTGTACGACGACGCCGACCTGGCACGCCTCCAGCAGATCCTCTTCTACCGCGAACTGGGCTTCTCCCTCGACGAGATCGCCGACATCCTCAAGGACCCGCAGGCCAACGCGCTCGCACACCTGCGGGCCCGGCAGCGGCGGCTCGGCGAGGAGATCACCCGGCTCCAGCGGCTCGCCGAGGTCGCCGAACGGGCCATCGAGGTCCAGCAGACCGGAGTGACCCTCACCCCCGCCGAACGCTTCGAGGTCTTCGGTGAGATCGCCTTCGACCTCAGCTACGCCACCGAGGCCCAGCTCAAATGGGCCGGCTCGGAAGGACAGCGGGAGTCCATGGCTCGGGCCGCCGCGCACAGCAAGGAGGACTGGCGGCGGCTGATGCGCGAGGCCGCAGCGTGGCGCGCCGAACTGCTCGCCGCCTTCGACGACGGCGAGAGCGCCGACGGGGAACGCGCCATGGACCTCGCCGAGGAGCACCGGCTGCACATCTCGCGCTGGTTCACCTCCTGCCCGCCCGCCATGCACCTGCGCATCGCGGACGACATCGTCGCCGACCCGCGCGCCTTCGCCCTCGTCGTACCGCCCTCCCAGCAACGCCCCGGCCTCGCCGCCTACCTGGGCAGGGCCGTGCACGCCAACGCGGCCCGCCGCACCGACCCCGAGGGGGACCGATGAGGATCCTGATCGCCGCCGCCGGATCGCGGGGCGACGTCGACCCCTACACCGGTCTCGGCGCCGGGCTGCGCCGGGCCGGACACGAGGTCGCTGTCGCCGCCCCGGACACCTTCGCGCCGCTGGTCCGCCGCGCCGGAGTGGAGTTCCGCGGACTGCCGGCCCGGCCGGAGGCCCAGGGGGCCGTCACGGGCCGGCGGGACCTGATGCGCGGCGCCGCCGCGTTCGTGAACCGGCTCGCGGGAGGCTTCGCCGCCGCGGTCGGCGACGGCACCGAGCTGCTGGTGCTGTCCACCACCACCGCCCCGCTGGGCTGGCACCTCGCCGAGGCCACCGGCCTGCCGAGCATCGGCGCCTACCTCCAGCCCACCGCGCCCACCGGCGCCTTCCCGCCCGTCGTCACCGGCACCCGCTCCCTGGGCCGCCTCGGCAACCGCGCCGCGGGCCGCCTCGGAGTGCGGATGGCCGACCGCCTCTACGGCGACGCGGTCGCCGCCCTCCGCCGCGAGCTGGGCCTGCCCCCGCGCACCCCGGCCGCCGAACGCCGTCGCCGGGAGGCCGCGCACTGGCCCGTGCTGCACGGCTTCAGCGAGCACGTCGTGCCCCGCCCGCCCGACTGGCGCCCCGGCCTGGACGTCGTCGGCAACTGGTGGCCGTACACCGACCCCGACGCCCGGCTGCCCGCGGACCTGGAGGACTTCCTCGCCGCCGGGCCCCCGCCGGTGTTCGTCGGGTTCGGCTCCATGGCCGGGGGCCACGGAGAACGCCTGAGCGAGACCGTCGTACGGGCACTGCGCCGGGCCGGGCTGCGCGGCGTCCTCCAGTCCGGCGCCGCCGGCCTCGCCGCCGAGGGGGACGACATCCTCACCGTCGGCGAGGTGCCGCACACCCTGCTGTTCCCGCGCACGGCCGCCGTGGTGCACCACGCGGGCGCGGGCACCTCGGCGGCGGCCCTGCGCGCCGGGGTCCCCTCCGTCCCCGTACCGGTCACCGCCGACCAGCCGTTCTGGGCGGCCCGCCTCACCGCCCTCGGCGCCGCCCCCGCCGCGATCCCCTTCACCGGCCTGACCCCCGAGCGCCTGGCGGACGCCCTCGACCGCGCGGTACGGGCCCCGGCCCTCACCCGCTCCGCCGCCACCGTCGCCGGCCGCCTCGCGGGTGAGGACGGGGTGGGACGCGTGGTGGAGGCGGTGGAGGCCCTGGGGCGGCTGAAGAGCTGAGGGGCAGGTGGGGGGGCGGGCGCGGGGGCGGGGCGGGCGGCCTGCGCGGGGGCTCCGTCGGTGCCGTGGGTGGGGTCCGGCGGGACGGATGGTCGGCGGTGCTCCGGCGTCGCCAGGGTCCGGTGCTTCGCGCGCGGGGTGACCGGCGGGCGGCCGAGGGTGACTCGGGCCGTGCGGCGGGGTGCTCGGCGTGACCGGATCGGCGGGCCGGGCGGGGGCCGGGGCCGGCGCCGTGCCGGTGCCGGGCGTGGTGTCCGGCGTGGTGCGGGACGCCGAAGGCCGCGCGCCCGGAGGGGCGTCCGGCCCCAGGGATCGGGCCGGTCCGGGGCGACCGGCG
The sequence above is drawn from the Streptomyces sp. SAT1 genome and encodes:
- a CDS encoding MerR family transcriptional regulator, which gives rise to MSYSVGQVAAFAGVTVRTLHHYDRAGLLSPGGRSHAGYRLYDDADLARLQQILFYRELGFSLDEIADILKDPQANALAHLRARQRRLGEEITRLQRLAEVAERAIEVQQTGVTLTPAERFEVFGEIAFDLSYATEAQLKWAGSEGQRESMARAAAHSKEDWRRLMREAAAWRAELLAAFDDGESADGERAMDLAEEHRLHISRWFTSCPPAMHLRIADDIVADPRAFALVVPPSQQRPGLAAYLGRAVHANAARRTDPEGDR
- a CDS encoding glycosyltransferase, which gives rise to MRILIAAAGSRGDVDPYTGLGAGLRRAGHEVAVAAPDTFAPLVRRAGVEFRGLPARPEAQGAVTGRRDLMRGAAAFVNRLAGGFAAAVGDGTELLVLSTTTAPLGWHLAEATGLPSIGAYLQPTAPTGAFPPVVTGTRSLGRLGNRAAGRLGVRMADRLYGDAVAALRRELGLPPRTPAAERRRREAAHWPVLHGFSEHVVPRPPDWRPGLDVVGNWWPYTDPDARLPADLEDFLAAGPPPVFVGFGSMAGGHGERLSETVVRALRRAGLRGVLQSGAAGLAAEGDDILTVGEVPHTLLFPRTAAVVHHAGAGTSAAALRAGVPSVPVPVTADQPFWAARLTALGAAPAAIPFTGLTPERLADALDRAVRAPALTRSAATVAGRLAGEDGVGRVVEAVEALGRLKS